A single window of Hymenobacter sp. APR13 DNA harbors:
- a CDS encoding fatty acid desaturase family protein encodes MHAPKFAASRSFHKELKLRTNAYFAEAGKDTTGDARLFAKAIILTVAFVAVYLHLVFLTPPTWLALAECALLGLIGSAIGFNVMHDGAHGSFSKSKWINQFASFTLNVLGGNSFMWNVKHNLIHHMYTNVDGVDDDLDAQPWLRLSSTQTRHRFHRFQHLYFWFFYALLFIAWIFFMDYQKYFKGKIGEMPIKKMTATDQGVFWGFKALHLFLFVALPIYTVGFVAWILGFLVFATVVGFTMSIVFQLAHTVEHAAFPMPHEITNKLEDEWAIHQIKTTANFATDSKVISWLVGGLNFQVEHHLFPTISHVHYPALNKIIRQACLEFGVEYNEYPKMRYAVASHVAHLREMGRA; translated from the coding sequence ATGCACGCACCCAAATTTGCCGCTTCCCGCTCCTTTCATAAAGAGCTGAAGCTTCGCACCAACGCCTACTTCGCCGAAGCCGGCAAAGACACCACCGGCGACGCCCGCCTGTTCGCCAAAGCCATCATCCTCACGGTGGCTTTCGTGGCCGTGTATCTGCACCTCGTGTTCCTGACGCCGCCCACGTGGCTGGCGCTGGCTGAGTGCGCCTTGCTGGGCCTCATCGGCTCGGCCATTGGCTTCAACGTCATGCACGACGGCGCCCACGGCTCGTTCAGCAAGTCCAAGTGGATCAACCAGTTTGCCTCCTTCACCCTGAACGTGCTGGGCGGCAACAGCTTCATGTGGAACGTGAAGCACAACCTCATCCACCACATGTACACCAACGTCGACGGCGTAGATGACGACCTCGACGCCCAGCCCTGGCTGCGTTTGAGCAGCACCCAGACGCGCCACCGTTTCCACCGGTTCCAGCATCTGTACTTCTGGTTTTTCTACGCCCTGCTCTTCATTGCCTGGATCTTCTTCATGGACTACCAGAAGTACTTCAAAGGCAAAATCGGGGAGATGCCCATCAAGAAAATGACCGCCACCGACCAGGGCGTATTCTGGGGCTTCAAGGCGTTGCACCTGTTCCTGTTCGTGGCCCTACCCATCTACACCGTGGGCTTCGTGGCCTGGATTCTGGGCTTCCTGGTGTTTGCCACGGTAGTCGGTTTCACCATGAGCATCGTGTTCCAGCTGGCGCACACTGTCGAGCACGCGGCCTTCCCCATGCCCCACGAAATCACCAACAAGTTGGAAGACGAGTGGGCCATCCATCAGATCAAGACCACCGCCAACTTCGCTACCGATAGCAAAGTCATCAGCTGGCTGGTCGGCGGCCTCAACTTCCAGGTAGAGCACCACCTGTTCCCCACCATCTCGCACGTCCATTACCCCGCCCTCAACAAAATCATCCGCCAGGCCTGCCTGGAGTTCGGCGTGGAGTACAACGAGTACCCCAAGATGCGCTACGCTGTAGCCTCCCACGTGGCGCATTTGCGCGAGATGGGTCGGGCGTAG
- the rpsA gene encoding 30S ribosomal protein S1: MAEVVDNFDWDNVGASGFGGNYTAEQRAEMEQMYSDTLTTVQEEEVIKGTVVGITDRDVILNIGFKSDGLVPLSEFRDLTDLKIGDEVEVFIEDQEDANGQLILSRKKAKIKQAWKSIYDALENDTVLEGVVKRRTKGGLIMDLDGVEAFLPGSQIDVKPIRDFDIYVGRRMEVKVVKINAAFDNVVVSHKVLIEKDLEKQREAILNNLEKGQILEGVIKNMTNFGVFIDLGGVDGLLHITDISWGRIAHPSEVLQLDQKLNIVVLDFDEAKKRISLGLKQLTPHPWDSLGADMGVGSKVKGRIVNVADYGAFMEIIPGVEGLIHVSEMSWSQHLRNPQDFIKQGDVVEAQILTLDREDRKMSLGIKQLSEDPWTRGDFSEKYAIGSKHNGLVRNLTNFGLFVELEEGVDGLVHVSDLSWTKKVKHPSEVVKVGDRLDVVVLELDVNNRRLALGHKQLEENPWDTFQTVFTPGSVHKATITEKTDRGAVLELPYGIEGFAYPKSLQKEDGSQAENGESLDFRVVEFSKEDRRIVLSHNAVYNQQAEEEGRASKFTKKKPAGAAGASAQGEGKLSDLKKPATAEKSTLGDLDALSALRDKMMGNERQAGEQKLSGKAAPKAEAAEAPAEGGILSAVTGAASAAFDKAKEVVGDAVEAASHSEAFEKAKEVAGDVVDSVKNALSSDEAADKKNEEKA, from the coding sequence ATGGCAGAAGTAGTAGACAATTTCGACTGGGACAACGTTGGAGCCAGCGGCTTCGGTGGTAACTATACCGCTGAGCAGCGCGCCGAAATGGAGCAGATGTACAGCGACACGCTGACCACTGTCCAGGAGGAAGAAGTAATCAAAGGCACCGTGGTAGGCATCACCGACCGCGACGTAATCCTGAACATCGGCTTCAAATCCGATGGTTTGGTGCCCCTGTCGGAATTCCGCGACCTGACCGACCTCAAAATCGGTGACGAGGTAGAGGTGTTCATCGAAGACCAGGAGGATGCTAACGGCCAGCTGATCCTGAGCCGTAAGAAAGCCAAAATCAAGCAGGCCTGGAAGTCCATCTACGACGCCCTGGAGAACGACACCGTTCTGGAAGGCGTAGTAAAGCGTCGCACGAAAGGCGGCCTGATCATGGACCTGGACGGCGTAGAAGCCTTCCTGCCCGGCTCGCAGATCGACGTGAAGCCAATCCGTGACTTCGACATCTATGTGGGTCGTCGCATGGAAGTGAAAGTGGTGAAAATCAACGCCGCTTTCGACAACGTGGTAGTTTCGCACAAAGTCCTGATCGAGAAAGACCTCGAGAAGCAGCGCGAAGCCATCCTCAACAACCTGGAGAAAGGCCAGATCCTGGAGGGCGTTATCAAGAACATGACCAACTTCGGCGTGTTCATCGACCTCGGCGGCGTAGACGGCCTGCTGCACATCACCGACATTTCGTGGGGCCGTATCGCTCACCCGAGCGAAGTACTGCAACTCGATCAGAAGCTGAACATCGTAGTTCTGGACTTCGACGAAGCCAAGAAGCGTATCAGCCTCGGCCTGAAGCAGCTGACTCCTCACCCATGGGATTCGCTCGGCGCCGACATGGGCGTTGGCTCGAAAGTGAAAGGCCGCATCGTGAACGTAGCTGACTATGGCGCGTTCATGGAAATCATCCCCGGCGTAGAAGGCCTGATCCACGTTTCGGAGATGTCCTGGAGCCAGCACCTGCGCAACCCGCAGGACTTCATCAAGCAGGGCGACGTAGTAGAGGCTCAGATCCTGACCCTCGACCGCGAAGACCGCAAGATGAGCCTCGGCATCAAGCAGCTCAGCGAAGATCCATGGACTCGTGGCGACTTCTCCGAGAAGTATGCTATCGGCAGCAAGCACAACGGCTTGGTGCGCAACCTGACCAACTTCGGCCTGTTCGTAGAACTGGAAGAGGGTGTAGACGGCCTAGTGCACGTGTCGGACCTGTCGTGGACCAAGAAAGTGAAGCATCCTTCGGAAGTCGTGAAAGTTGGCGACCGTCTGGACGTAGTGGTACTGGAGCTCGACGTGAACAACCGTCGTCTGGCCCTGGGCCACAAGCAGCTGGAAGAAAACCCATGGGATACGTTCCAGACGGTGTTCACTCCCGGCTCGGTTCACAAAGCCACCATCACCGAGAAAACCGACCGTGGTGCCGTGCTCGAGCTGCCGTACGGCATCGAAGGCTTCGCGTATCCTAAGTCGCTGCAGAAGGAAGATGGCTCGCAGGCTGAAAACGGCGAATCGCTGGACTTCCGTGTGGTAGAATTCTCGAAAGAGGATCGCCGCATCGTGCTGTCGCACAACGCTGTGTACAACCAGCAGGCTGAGGAAGAAGGCCGCGCTTCGAAGTTCACGAAGAAGAAGCCAGCCGGCGCCGCTGGTGCTTCGGCCCAGGGCGAAGGCAAACTGAGCGACCTCAAGAAGCCCGCAACGGCTGAGAAGTCGACCCTCGGTGACCTGGACGCTCTGAGCGCTCTGCGCGACAAGATGATGGGCAACGAGCGTCAGGCTGGTGAGCAGAAGCTCTCGGGCAAGGCTGCTCCAAAAGCTGAGGCTGCTGAGGCTCCCGCCGAAGGTGGTATCCTGTCGGCTGTAACGGGTGCTGCTTCGGCTGCCTTCGACAAAGCCAAAGAAGTGGTAGGCGACGCCGTAGAGGCTGCCTCGCACTCCGAAGCTTTCGAGAAAGCCAAAGAAGTTGCTGGCGACGTAGTTGACTCGGTGAAAAACGCCCTGTCGAGCGACGAAGCTGCTGACAAGAAAAACGAGGAGAAAGCCTAA
- a CDS encoding phosphatase PAP2 family protein produces MKAVFSRWALVAALATAPLAQTVAQVAPAPADTTRKFENPGGVPAAVKQPWYKGKLVKATIVPAVLIGYGAYTAGGGGFYTNQEARRDIQRLFPTYRTRLDDLLILAPYVELGVVALAGVESRNDRLNVGLVVLKSELFMLGTVFAVKNLTRNPRPDGSDNQSFPSGHTAQAFLAASIVHTEFRDKSQWYGVGAYTIATSVAALRMINNKHWQSDVVAGAGFGILAAHVGYLTHRNRWGRKPGLPKGMSLTPTWQPGGGMGMGMVWQLQ; encoded by the coding sequence ATGAAAGCAGTCTTTTCTCGCTGGGCGCTGGTGGCTGCGCTGGCTACTGCCCCGCTTGCCCAAACGGTGGCCCAGGTGGCACCGGCACCGGCCGACACTACCCGCAAGTTTGAAAATCCCGGCGGCGTGCCGGCCGCTGTGAAGCAGCCCTGGTACAAAGGCAAGCTGGTGAAAGCCACTATTGTGCCGGCTGTGCTGATCGGCTATGGCGCCTACACGGCCGGGGGGGGCGGTTTCTACACCAACCAGGAAGCCCGCCGCGACATCCAACGCCTGTTCCCGACTTACCGCACCCGCCTCGATGACCTCCTGATTCTGGCGCCGTACGTGGAGCTGGGCGTGGTGGCGCTGGCCGGCGTGGAGTCGCGCAACGACCGGCTGAACGTGGGGCTGGTGGTGCTCAAGAGCGAGCTGTTCATGCTCGGAACGGTCTTCGCCGTGAAAAACCTTACCCGCAACCCCCGCCCTGATGGCTCCGACAACCAGTCGTTTCCGTCGGGGCACACGGCGCAGGCGTTTCTGGCCGCGAGCATCGTGCACACCGAGTTCCGCGACAAAAGCCAGTGGTACGGGGTAGGCGCCTACACCATTGCGACCAGCGTGGCGGCCCTGCGCATGATCAACAACAAGCACTGGCAGAGCGACGTGGTAGCGGGGGCCGGCTTCGGCATTCTGGCGGCGCACGTAGGCTACCTCACGCACCGTAACCGCTGGGGCCGCAAGCCAGGCTTGCCCAAGGGCATGAGCCTGACGCCAACGTGGCAGCCCGGGGGCGGCATGGGGATGGGCATGGTGTGGCAGCTGCAGTAG
- the cphA gene encoding cyanophycin synthetase — MKIIDLRTMRGPSFWSVKHYKLIVLKVDMQELADSWSNNFPALAERLPQLLPELGQPQPNEVGKAAHKHPPLTAEQLQDGEPLGHVIQHVALALQRMAGMPVYWGKSYPAHQEGVEFVVFSYQEERAGRMAAEAAVQLVEDLCEGRDVNVKAIVDELHEIREEEFFGPSTWSIVSEAASRNIPYIQLKNSSIIQLGYGVNQKRIWATTTSYTSHAGVEVAGNKNRTKAMLKDSGVPVPNGTTVYSEDGLRDAVEELGFPIVTKPLDGNHGKGATIRIMNWDDAVEGFKAAQKYSRAVIVEQFIQGDDYRMLVVAGKLIAVAKRTPAAVKGDGSSTIQQLIDKVNEDPRRGFGHEKVLTSIKADQHTIDLLKNQDLTLDSVLPAGQELYLKSTANISTGGTATDVTDLVHPYNLLLAERVAGIVGLDICGIDLLTSDIAIPLNETRGAVIEVNAAPGFRMHISPTEGLPRNVAAPVVDMLFPQGSTARIPIFAVTGTNGKTTTTQLLSHIVASKGYKVGHTTTNGIYIQGVQLQSGDCTGGQSAEFVLKDPTVNFAVLETARGGMLRSGLGFHTCDVAVVTNVAADHLGMRDIYTVEEMAAVKGVLPRTVRKNGWAVLNADDDLVYAMREKLECRVALFSMNEHSPRIREHAENGGLAAVYEEGYITIYKNSYKLRIDRAAEFPITLGGRATFNIENSLAAALACYCYGFDKDDIKLALRTFVPSATKTPGRMNVYRFPTFEVIVDYAHNTHGIEKFAQFLDATEATHKVGVISGLGDRRDEDTLGFARIAGRIFDEIVLRQDRDLRGKTAEQLKEIMERGLRLDTPDLPITYIENEMDAIDHVLATAKPGSVVVMFTENIKATLKKLDDFEASLAQ, encoded by the coding sequence ATGAAGATTATTGACCTCCGCACCATGCGCGGGCCCAGCTTTTGGTCCGTCAAGCACTACAAGCTGATTGTCCTGAAAGTAGATATGCAGGAGCTGGCCGACTCCTGGTCGAACAATTTCCCGGCCCTGGCCGAGCGCCTGCCGCAGCTGCTGCCCGAACTGGGACAGCCCCAGCCCAACGAGGTCGGCAAAGCCGCCCACAAGCACCCGCCCCTGACAGCCGAGCAGCTGCAGGACGGCGAGCCGCTGGGCCACGTGATTCAGCACGTGGCGCTGGCGCTGCAGCGCATGGCCGGCATGCCGGTGTACTGGGGTAAGTCGTACCCGGCGCATCAGGAAGGGGTGGAGTTTGTGGTGTTCAGCTACCAGGAGGAGCGCGCCGGCCGCATGGCCGCCGAGGCTGCTGTGCAACTGGTAGAAGACCTCTGCGAGGGCCGCGACGTGAACGTGAAGGCCATTGTGGATGAGTTGCACGAAATCCGGGAAGAAGAGTTTTTCGGGCCCAGCACCTGGAGCATTGTGTCGGAGGCGGCTTCGCGCAACATCCCGTATATCCAGCTCAAAAACAGCAGCATCATCCAGCTCGGCTACGGCGTCAACCAGAAGCGCATCTGGGCCACTACCACCAGCTACACCTCGCACGCCGGGGTGGAGGTGGCCGGCAACAAGAACCGCACCAAGGCCATGCTCAAGGACTCGGGCGTGCCCGTGCCCAACGGCACCACTGTGTACTCGGAGGACGGCCTGCGCGACGCCGTGGAGGAGTTGGGCTTTCCCATCGTGACCAAGCCGCTCGACGGCAACCACGGCAAGGGCGCCACCATCCGCATCATGAACTGGGACGATGCTGTGGAAGGCTTCAAGGCGGCTCAGAAATACTCCCGCGCCGTCATCGTGGAGCAGTTCATCCAGGGCGACGACTACCGCATGCTGGTGGTGGCCGGCAAGCTGATTGCAGTGGCCAAGCGCACCCCGGCTGCCGTGAAGGGCGACGGCAGCAGCACCATTCAGCAGCTGATTGATAAGGTCAACGAAGACCCGCGCCGCGGCTTCGGCCACGAAAAGGTGCTCACCAGCATCAAAGCCGACCAGCACACCATCGACCTGCTCAAAAACCAGGACCTGACGCTGGACAGCGTGCTGCCAGCCGGCCAAGAGCTGTACCTGAAAAGCACCGCCAACATCAGCACCGGCGGCACCGCCACCGACGTGACCGACCTGGTGCACCCCTACAACCTGCTGCTCGCGGAGCGCGTGGCCGGCATCGTGGGCCTCGACATCTGCGGCATCGATTTGCTGACCTCCGACATTGCCATTCCGCTCAACGAAACCCGCGGCGCCGTGATTGAAGTGAATGCGGCTCCCGGCTTCCGGATGCACATTTCGCCCACCGAAGGCCTGCCGCGCAACGTGGCCGCTCCGGTGGTGGACATGCTGTTTCCGCAGGGCAGCACCGCCCGGATTCCGATTTTCGCGGTGACCGGCACCAACGGCAAAACTACCACCACGCAGCTGCTGTCGCACATTGTGGCCTCCAAAGGCTACAAAGTGGGCCACACCACCACCAACGGCATCTACATCCAGGGCGTGCAGCTGCAAAGCGGCGACTGCACCGGCGGCCAGAGCGCCGAGTTTGTGCTGAAAGACCCGACCGTGAACTTCGCGGTGCTGGAAACGGCCCGCGGCGGTATGCTCCGCTCGGGCCTGGGCTTCCACACCTGCGACGTGGCCGTGGTAACCAACGTGGCGGCCGACCACCTGGGTATGCGCGACATCTACACGGTGGAGGAAATGGCCGCCGTGAAGGGCGTGCTGCCCCGCACGGTGCGCAAAAACGGCTGGGCCGTGCTCAACGCCGACGACGACCTGGTGTACGCTATGCGCGAGAAGCTGGAGTGCCGCGTGGCGCTGTTCAGCATGAACGAGCACAGCCCCCGCATCCGGGAGCACGCCGAAAACGGCGGGCTGGCGGCCGTGTACGAGGAAGGCTACATCACCATCTACAAGAACAGCTACAAGCTCCGCATCGACCGGGCCGCGGAGTTCCCGATTACGCTGGGCGGCCGCGCCACGTTCAACATCGAAAACTCGCTGGCGGCGGCCCTGGCCTGCTACTGCTACGGCTTCGACAAAGACGATATCAAGCTGGCCCTGCGCACGTTTGTGCCGTCGGCTACCAAAACGCCGGGCCGCATGAACGTGTACAGGTTCCCGACCTTCGAGGTGATTGTAGACTACGCCCACAACACCCACGGCATCGAGAAATTCGCCCAGTTCCTGGACGCCACCGAGGCCACCCACAAAGTGGGCGTCATCTCGGGCCTCGGCGACCGGCGCGACGAAGATACGCTGGGCTTTGCGCGCATTGCCGGCCGCATCTTCGACGAGATTGTGCTGCGCCAGGACCGCGACCTGCGCGGCAAAACGGCAGAGCAGCTGAAGGAAATCATGGAGCGCGGCCTGCGCCTCGACACGCCGGACCTGCCCATCACCTACATCGAAAACGAGATGGACGCCATCGACCACGTGCTGGCCACCGCTAAGCCGGGCTCGGTAGTCGTGATGTTCACCGAGAACATCAAGGCCACCCTGAAAAAGCTGGATGACTTTGAGGCTTCGCTGGCGCAATAA
- a CDS encoding GNAT family N-acetyltransferase, with the protein MTTPFSLQPTLETDSLRLVPLQEADFAELYAVAADPKVWEQHPNKDRWQRPVFLNFFEGAIQSQGAFRIVDKATGATLGSTRLYDYSAEDNSLLIGYTFYGTQSWGKGINLAVKRLLLDYAFQFVDTVRFHIGAENVRSQIAIQRLGSRKVAEQEVAYYGEPAKLNFVFAITKQEWTARPVGS; encoded by the coding sequence ATGACGACCCCCTTTTCCCTGCAGCCCACGCTGGAAACCGACTCCCTCCGGCTGGTCCCGCTGCAGGAAGCTGATTTTGCCGAGTTATACGCCGTTGCCGCCGACCCCAAGGTGTGGGAGCAGCACCCCAACAAAGACCGATGGCAGCGGCCGGTGTTCCTGAACTTCTTCGAAGGCGCCATCCAGAGCCAAGGCGCTTTCAGAATCGTGGACAAGGCCACTGGGGCCACTCTGGGCAGCACCCGGCTCTATGACTACAGTGCCGAAGACAACAGCCTCCTCATCGGCTACACCTTCTACGGCACCCAGTCCTGGGGCAAGGGCATCAATCTGGCCGTGAAAAGGCTGCTTCTGGACTATGCGTTTCAATTCGTGGATACCGTCCGCTTTCACATCGGGGCCGAAAACGTCCGCTCACAGATTGCCATCCAGCGCCTGGGTTCCCGCAAAGTCGCCGAGCAGGAAGTGGCGTACTACGGGGAGCCGGCGAAGCTGAACTTCGTGTTTGCAATCACGAAGCAAGAATGGACAGCTCGTCCGGTCGGCTCTTAA
- a CDS encoding methyltransferase domain-containing protein gives MKSAVSFDENYWRGRYATGRTGWDAGAVTPPLRDYFNQLGPDYARRILIPGAGNAYEAEYLHGLGFSQVFVADLAPEPLAALQQRVPGFPAAHLLQQDFFELPATPPYDLIVEQTFFCALAPHLRPAYARQCAHLLQPGGTLAGLLFDTDFGPATEPPFGGTREEYRTYFEPYFDFVHFDTATNSLRPRQGRELFISLRRKLVL, from the coding sequence ATGAAATCTGCCGTTTCCTTCGACGAAAACTACTGGCGCGGCCGCTACGCCACGGGGCGCACTGGCTGGGATGCCGGAGCCGTAACGCCGCCTTTGCGCGATTATTTCAATCAGCTGGGCCCCGATTATGCCCGCCGTATCCTCATTCCGGGGGCCGGCAACGCCTACGAGGCTGAGTACCTGCATGGTCTGGGCTTCTCGCAGGTGTTCGTGGCCGATCTGGCGCCGGAGCCGCTGGCGGCCCTGCAGCAGCGCGTGCCCGGGTTTCCGGCAGCTCACCTGCTGCAGCAGGATTTTTTTGAGTTGCCGGCCACCCCGCCCTACGACCTGATAGTGGAGCAAACTTTCTTCTGCGCCCTGGCCCCGCACCTGCGCCCCGCATACGCCCGCCAGTGCGCCCATCTGCTGCAACCCGGCGGCACGCTGGCCGGCCTGCTCTTCGATACCGACTTCGGGCCCGCTACGGAGCCGCCCTTCGGGGGCACGCGCGAGGAATACCGCACGTATTTCGAGCCGTACTTTGATTTCGTTCACTTCGATACGGCCACCAACTCGCTGCGGCCCCGGCAGGGGCGGGAGCTGTTCATCAGTTTGCGGCGCAAGCTGGTGCTGTAG
- the kdsA gene encoding 3-deoxy-8-phosphooctulonate synthase — MINQLANALPHFRNTNSGQFFLMAGPCVIEGEDMALRIAEKVKHLTDKLQIPYIFKGSYRKANRSRLDSFTGIGDETALRILQKVGREIGVPTVTDIHESDEAALAAEYVDVLQIPAFLCRQTDLLIAAAKTGKVVNVKKGQFLNGEAMQFAVDKVRQSGNENVILTDRGNSFGYSDLVVDFRNLPAMQAFGVPVVMDVTHSLQRPNQSSGVTGGQPALIETIAKAAIAVGADGLFIETHPTPATAKSDGANMLALDQLEDLLVKLTRVREAIR; from the coding sequence ATGATCAACCAACTCGCCAACGCGCTGCCCCACTTCCGCAACACCAACTCCGGCCAGTTTTTCCTGATGGCGGGCCCTTGCGTAATCGAAGGCGAAGACATGGCCCTGCGCATCGCCGAGAAGGTGAAGCACCTGACCGACAAGCTGCAGATTCCCTACATCTTCAAGGGCTCGTACCGCAAAGCCAACCGCAGCCGCCTCGACTCGTTCACCGGTATCGGCGACGAAACGGCACTGCGCATTCTGCAGAAGGTGGGCCGCGAAATCGGGGTGCCCACCGTGACGGACATTCACGAGTCGGACGAGGCGGCGCTGGCGGCCGAGTACGTAGACGTGCTGCAAATTCCGGCCTTCCTGTGCCGCCAGACCGATTTGCTGATTGCGGCCGCCAAAACCGGCAAAGTGGTAAACGTGAAAAAAGGCCAGTTCCTGAACGGCGAAGCCATGCAGTTTGCCGTGGACAAAGTGCGCCAGTCCGGCAACGAAAACGTCATCCTCACGGACCGCGGCAACTCGTTCGGCTACTCCGACTTGGTGGTGGACTTCCGCAACCTGCCCGCCATGCAGGCGTTTGGCGTGCCCGTGGTGATGGACGTGACCCACTCGTTGCAGCGCCCCAATCAGAGCAGCGGCGTCACGGGCGGCCAGCCGGCCCTCATCGAAACCATTGCCAAAGCCGCCATTGCCGTCGGCGCCGACGGCCTGTTCATCGAAACCCACCCCACGCCCGCCACGGCCAAATCCGACGGCGCCAACATGCTGGCCCTCGACCAGCTGGAAGACCTGCTTGTCAAGCTGACCCGCGTGCGGGAAGCCATTCGGTAG
- a CDS encoding O-methyltransferase: MVFQALSYLRFLARSGNTHGLHSPFVFGLYAYVINHSGQFAAFEAIEQRRQQLQRSPQTIQVRDFGAGSHTGAGRQRRLQDIARTAAKPRPLAQLLFRLVNHFQPRTILELGTSLGLTTAYLAAADSRSRVLTFEGCPATATVARETFAQLDLRNIELVEGNLDDTLAPALAALPAPLDFAFFDGNHRYEPTLRYFEQCLPHRTERSVFVLDDIHWSRDMERAWNVIRKHPEVRLTIDLFFIGLVFFRRNQPRQHFRLRFNNALDKLLERTRRLGA, encoded by the coding sequence TTGGTCTTTCAGGCTCTCAGCTACCTTCGGTTTCTCGCGCGCTCCGGCAACACCCACGGCCTGCACTCGCCCTTCGTGTTCGGGCTCTACGCTTACGTTATCAACCACAGCGGGCAGTTTGCGGCGTTTGAGGCCATTGAACAGCGGCGCCAGCAGCTGCAGCGCAGCCCCCAGACCATTCAGGTGCGCGACTTTGGGGCGGGCTCCCACACCGGCGCGGGCCGGCAGCGCCGCCTGCAGGACATTGCCCGCACGGCCGCCAAGCCGCGCCCACTGGCGCAGCTGCTGTTCCGGCTGGTCAACCACTTCCAGCCGCGCACCATTCTGGAGCTGGGCACCTCGCTGGGCCTCACCACCGCCTACCTGGCCGCGGCCGACTCGCGCAGCCGCGTGCTCACGTTTGAGGGCTGCCCGGCCACGGCCACCGTGGCCCGCGAAACCTTCGCCCAGCTGGATCTGCGCAACATCGAGCTGGTGGAAGGCAACCTCGACGACACCCTCGCCCCTGCCCTGGCGGCGCTGCCGGCCCCGCTGGATTTCGCCTTCTTCGATGGCAACCACCGCTACGAGCCCACGCTGCGCTACTTCGAGCAGTGCCTGCCCCACCGCACCGAGCGGAGCGTGTTCGTGCTCGACGATATCCACTGGTCGCGGGACATGGAGCGCGCCTGGAACGTTATCCGCAAGCACCCCGAAGTGCGCCTGACCATCGACCTGTTCTTTATCGGCCTCGTGTTCTTCCGCCGCAACCAGCCCCGCCAGCACTTCCGCCTGCGCTTTAACAACGCCCTGGACAAGCTGCTGGAACGCACCCGCCGGCTGGGGGCTTGA
- the apaG gene encoding Co2+/Mg2+ efflux protein ApaG, whose protein sequence is MNTTTTQGVTVSVTTNYLPDYSSPSQEHYVFAYKIDIRNNSEYTVKLLRRHWYIYDANGVVREVEGDGVVGQQPVLEPGEAHQYVSGCNLKSGLGKMRGTYDMERLADGSTFEVEIPEFTLVVPYRLN, encoded by the coding sequence ATGAATACGACCACTACGCAGGGCGTCACCGTGAGCGTCACGACCAATTACCTGCCCGACTACTCCAGCCCCAGCCAGGAGCATTACGTGTTTGCCTACAAGATTGATATTCGCAACAACAGTGAGTACACCGTGAAGCTGCTGCGCCGCCACTGGTATATCTACGACGCCAACGGCGTGGTGCGCGAAGTGGAGGGCGACGGCGTGGTAGGCCAGCAGCCCGTGCTGGAGCCCGGCGAGGCCCACCAGTACGTATCGGGCTGCAACCTCAAGTCGGGGCTGGGCAAGATGCGCGGCACCTACGACATGGAGCGGCTGGCCGACGGCAGCACCTTCGAGGTGGAAATCCCCGAATTCACGCTTGTGGTGCCGTACCGCCTGAACTAG
- a CDS encoding uracil-DNA glycosylase, protein MNVKIEESWRKVLQPEFEKPYFPHLIAFVRGEYATATVYPPGPQIFHAFDACPLPQVKVVILGQDPYHGKGQAHGLSFSVADGIRTPPSLQNIFKELQADIPETPSAPNGNLDRWAEQGVLLLNATLTVRAGEPASHQKRGWEQFTDAVIQKVSEEKEHVVFILWGAYAQKKAELIDARKHLILKSAHPSPYAADRGFFGSRPFSKTNAYLQQHGLEPIVW, encoded by the coding sequence ATGAATGTAAAGATAGAAGAGAGCTGGCGCAAAGTATTACAGCCCGAATTTGAGAAACCGTACTTTCCGCATCTTATTGCCTTTGTGCGAGGCGAGTACGCCACGGCCACCGTGTATCCGCCCGGCCCGCAGATCTTCCACGCCTTCGATGCCTGCCCGCTGCCGCAGGTGAAGGTGGTGATTCTGGGCCAGGATCCCTACCACGGCAAGGGCCAGGCCCACGGCCTCAGCTTCTCGGTGGCCGACGGCATCCGGACGCCGCCCTCGCTGCAGAATATTTTCAAGGAGCTGCAGGCCGACATTCCGGAAACGCCCTCGGCGCCCAACGGCAACCTCGACCGCTGGGCCGAGCAGGGCGTGCTGCTGCTCAACGCCACCCTCACGGTGCGTGCCGGCGAGCCTGCCAGCCACCAGAAGCGCGGCTGGGAGCAGTTCACCGATGCTGTTATTCAGAAGGTATCCGAGGAAAAAGAGCACGTGGTGTTCATTCTGTGGGGCGCCTACGCCCAGAAGAAGGCCGAGCTGATCGACGCCCGCAAGCACCTCATCCTCAAATCGGCCCACCCCTCGCCCTATGCCGCCGACCGCGGCTTTTTCGGCTCCCGCCCCTTCAGCAAAACCAACGCCTACCTCCAGCAGCACGGCCTGGAGCCGATAGTCTGGTAA